The Flavobacterium sp. M31R6 nucleotide sequence TATGATGCCAAACCCCTATTGTTTGAAATCTTAACACATTGCTAACCTTAAAAATAATATTTCAAAAAAATAATCCATATTGACTAACATATTCAAAAGAGTAGTATTCAAAAACTAGAAAATTTATTTAATTTTATAAAAAAAAGTCAAATGCAACTAAGCTATTGGGAATTAAAAAATTGGTTTACTAATATAGACTTCACTATTGTCGGCAGTGGTATTGTGGGTTTACATGCTGGCTTGCGTTTGCGTGAAAAACACCCTGACAGCAAAATATTGATACTCGAAAAAGGAATGTTACCGCAAGGAGCCAGTACCAAAAATGCTGGATTTGCCTGCTTCGGCAGTATTTCAGAAATCATCGAAGATTTAAAAACACATACCGAGGAAGAAGTTATCCAACTCATCCAAAAAAGATGGAATGGCCTACAATTATTGAGAAAACGTCTTGGCGACAATACAATAGATTTCAAACCTTATGGTGGTTATGAGTTGTTTTTAAAGGATGATGAAAGCAGTTTCAGCGAATGTTCCAATAAGTTGTCGTTTATAAATCAAATCTTAAAACCACTTTTCAAATCCGATGTATTTGCCAAAGAAGTTGATCGTTTCGGTTTCGGAGACATCAACGAATATTTGATTTTCAATCCTTTTGAAGCTCAAATTGACACTGGAAACATGATGCAAGCCTTATTAAAACAAGCCTATGAGAAAGATATTTTAATCCTGAACCAACAAACCGTTACCTCTTTTTTAGATAAAGAAAATGGTGTTGAAGTTGCACTCGACGATTTTAGTTTTACTACCAAAAAATTATTGTTTGCCACCAATGGTTTTGCCAATGAACTAACCAAAGGCGGAGTAAAACCAGCAAGAGCTCAGGTTTTAATCACAGAACCTATTCCGAATTTAGACATAAAAGGAACTTTCCATCTAGATAGAGGTTACTATTATTTTAGAAATATTGGTGATCGTATACTGCTTGGAGGCGGTAGAAATCTGGATTTTGAAACCGAAACCACTACAGAATTTGGACAAACAGAAATTGTACAAAAAAAATTGGAAGACTTATTAAAAAAAGTAATTTTGCCCAATCAAGATGTCCGAATTGAACACCGCTGGAGTGGAATTATGGGCATTGGAAACAGCAAAAACCCTATTGTTTCCCAACTCTCTGAAAACGTGTATTGTGGCGTTAGACTAGGCGGAATGGGAGTGGCAATAGGCAGTTTAATAGGAACCGAACTCGCAGATTTAGTATAAAAAATGGCAACCAAAATAACACCCAAAAAAACAACAAAAAAAACACCTGCCAAAAAACATAACAAAAGTTTTATGACCAAAATAAAATGGTTTCTACTAAAAACTTTGTTGTGGTTTTTTGGGATTTCAATTTCTTTTGTGGTGCTTTTTAAATTTGTACCTGTTCCTTTCACCCCATTAATGGTGATCCGTTATTTTGAAAATAAAGCAGCTGGAAAAGAAATATATTTCAGCCATAATTGGGAACCAATCGAAAAGATTTCCGTGAATTTACAAAAAGCTGTGATTGCCAGTGAAGATGGAACTTTTCTGACTCATAATGGCTTTGATTTTATTGCTATGCAAAAAGCATACAAAAGCAATGAAAGAGGTAGAAAGATAAAAGGCGGAAGCACCATATCACAACAAACAGCCAAAAATGTTTTTCTTTGGCAAGGCCGTAGCTACCTCCGAAAAGGTTTGGAAGCTTATTTCACGGTTTTAATTGAGGCTATTTGGGG carries:
- a CDS encoding FAD-binding oxidoreductase, whose product is MQLSYWELKNWFTNIDFTIVGSGIVGLHAGLRLREKHPDSKILILEKGMLPQGASTKNAGFACFGSISEIIEDLKTHTEEEVIQLIQKRWNGLQLLRKRLGDNTIDFKPYGGYELFLKDDESSFSECSNKLSFINQILKPLFKSDVFAKEVDRFGFGDINEYLIFNPFEAQIDTGNMMQALLKQAYEKDILILNQQTVTSFLDKENGVEVALDDFSFTTKKLLFATNGFANELTKGGVKPARAQVLITEPIPNLDIKGTFHLDRGYYYFRNIGDRILLGGGRNLDFETETTTEFGQTEIVQKKLEDLLKKVILPNQDVRIEHRWSGIMGIGNSKNPIVSQLSENVYCGVRLGGMGVAIGSLIGTELADLV
- the mtgA gene encoding monofunctional biosynthetic peptidoglycan transglycosylase, whose amino-acid sequence is MATKITPKKTTKKTPAKKHNKSFMTKIKWFLLKTLLWFFGISISFVVLFKFVPVPFTPLMVIRYFENKAAGKEIYFSHNWEPIEKISVNLQKAVIASEDGTFLTHNGFDFIAMQKAYKSNERGRKIKGGSTISQQTAKNVFLWQGRSYLRKGLEAYFTVLIEAIWGKKRIMEVYLNSIEMGDGVYGAYAATEHWYRKDASSLTMVQAAGIAAILPNPRKYKATSSSSYINNRKTKIVRIMRHIGKIEY